In a genomic window of Leifsonia xyli subsp. cynodontis DSM 46306:
- a CDS encoding conjugal transfer protein TrbL: protein MTAMRAVRAGNAGQVEVLAKSTNLISLLSLLVVLFGFGVMGLADKKYELSVTTPWILWSIVLYAVALVLTLFLVVPAMRRAAAAIRGGQPSAYPAIAAGSGVASLLLVAVVVLMVWKP from the coding sequence ATGACCGCCATGCGCGCCGTCCGGGCGGGGAACGCCGGGCAGGTCGAGGTGCTCGCGAAGTCCACGAACCTGATCTCGCTGCTGTCGCTGCTCGTCGTGCTCTTCGGGTTCGGCGTGATGGGCCTCGCCGACAAGAAGTACGAGCTGAGCGTCACGACGCCGTGGATTCTGTGGTCGATCGTCCTGTACGCCGTCGCGCTGGTGCTCACCCTGTTCCTGGTCGTTCCCGCCATGCGCCGGGCCGCCGCGGCGATCCGCGGCGGCCAGCCGTCGGCGTACCCGGCGATCGCGGCCGGCTCGGGCGTCGCCAGCCTGCTGCTGGTGGCCGTCGTGGTGCTGATGGTCTGGAAGCCATAA
- a CDS encoding BLUF domain-containing protein produces the protein MTPIRIHETAFTMNTETRAKGSTMISIAYVSEATAPMSERGLVSLLKRARANNDVRQLTGALLYHEGRFVQILEGPDEAVEKCFEAICADRRHRNIQKINEEQIQQRRSAEWTMAFRHSSPEVTAHSRGWDDFFSGRTGEGRLRHAENPSQQFLEWLTDYWFTPSALR, from the coding sequence GTGACGCCGATTCGCATCCACGAAACGGCGTTCACGATGAATACTGAGACCCGAGCCAAAGGGAGCACGATGATTTCGATTGCCTATGTCAGTGAAGCCACGGCGCCGATGTCCGAGCGGGGCCTCGTCTCCCTCCTGAAGCGGGCCAGAGCGAACAACGACGTCCGTCAGCTGACGGGGGCGTTGCTGTACCACGAAGGGCGATTCGTTCAGATTCTGGAAGGACCCGACGAGGCCGTCGAGAAGTGTTTCGAGGCGATATGCGCCGATCGTCGCCATCGGAACATCCAGAAGATCAACGAGGAACAGATCCAGCAGCGGCGGTCCGCGGAGTGGACGATGGCGTTTCGGCACTCGTCTCCGGAGGTCACAGCCCATTCGCGCGGGTGGGATGACTTCTTCAGCGGCAGGACGGGGGAGGGCCGTCTCCGCCATGCCGAGAATCCCTCGCAGCAGTTCCTCGAGTGGTTGACAGATTACTGGTTCACCCCGTCTGCGCTTCGTTAG
- a CDS encoding MFS transporter, with product MSSTATAPANPRGRVILASLIGTSIEFYDFYVYATAAVLVFPSLFFTSEDPTAALLSSFAVFGVAFIARPVGSVLFGHFGDRIGRKGTLVGSLLTMGIATVLIGCLPTAQVPGWELWAPLLLVAMRFCQGLGLGGEWSGAALLATENAPAGKRAIYGTFPQLVAPIGFIVANVLFLVLSLSMSAEQFASWGWRLPFLLSAVLIVVGLYVRLTLVETPAFQKVVDDGEVAKLPVARVFQTNWRQIVLGTFIMLATYVLFYLMTAFTLTYGTTAATQDAARAAAEKAGKTFDPAGFVPGRGYTRNDFLIMLIVGVVFFGVFTLVSGPLAERFGRRKTLIGVTLGIIAFGLLFVPLFAGGPVGTMGLLIVGFTLMGLTFGPMGAELPELFPTNVRYTGSAVAYNLSSVLGAAVAPTIAVWLWTIGGGSTVWVGAYLSAAGALTLLALLLSPETKDADYTGAGS from the coding sequence ATATCCTCGACGGCCACCGCACCCGCCAACCCGCGCGGGCGCGTCATCCTCGCCAGCCTCATCGGCACCTCCATCGAGTTCTACGATTTCTATGTCTACGCGACAGCGGCCGTGCTCGTCTTCCCGTCGCTGTTCTTCACGAGCGAGGACCCGACCGCGGCCCTGCTCTCGTCGTTCGCCGTGTTCGGCGTCGCATTCATCGCGCGGCCGGTCGGCAGCGTCCTGTTCGGCCACTTCGGCGACCGGATCGGCCGCAAGGGAACGCTGGTCGGCTCGCTGCTGACGATGGGGATCGCGACGGTGCTGATCGGCTGCCTGCCGACGGCCCAGGTCCCGGGCTGGGAGCTCTGGGCGCCTCTCCTCCTGGTCGCGATGCGGTTCTGCCAGGGGCTCGGACTCGGCGGCGAGTGGAGCGGGGCTGCGCTCCTCGCGACGGAGAACGCCCCGGCCGGCAAACGCGCGATCTACGGCACCTTCCCTCAGCTGGTCGCGCCCATCGGCTTCATCGTCGCGAACGTGCTGTTCCTGGTCCTCAGCCTCTCGATGAGCGCCGAGCAGTTCGCCTCCTGGGGCTGGCGGCTCCCTTTCCTCCTGAGCGCTGTGCTGATCGTCGTGGGGCTTTACGTGCGGCTCACGCTCGTGGAAACGCCGGCGTTCCAGAAAGTCGTCGACGACGGCGAGGTCGCCAAGCTGCCGGTGGCCCGGGTCTTCCAGACGAACTGGCGTCAGATCGTGCTGGGAACGTTCATCATGCTGGCCACCTACGTGCTCTTCTACCTGATGACGGCGTTCACGCTCACCTACGGCACGACCGCCGCGACCCAGGATGCCGCGCGCGCCGCCGCCGAGAAGGCCGGCAAGACCTTCGACCCGGCCGGATTCGTCCCCGGGCGCGGCTACACCCGCAACGACTTCCTCATCATGCTCATCGTCGGTGTGGTGTTCTTCGGCGTCTTCACGCTGGTGTCGGGCCCGCTCGCCGAACGTTTCGGCCGCCGCAAGACGCTGATCGGGGTGACGCTCGGCATCATCGCGTTCGGGCTCCTCTTCGTGCCGCTCTTCGCCGGCGGCCCGGTCGGCACGATGGGGCTGCTCATCGTCGGCTTCACCCTGATGGGCCTGACCTTCGGGCCGATGGGCGCGGAACTGCCGGAGCTGTTCCCGACCAACGTGCGCTACACGGGCTCCGCCGTCGCGTACAACCTGTCGAGCGTCCTCGGCGCGGCCGTGGCTCCCACCATCGCCGTGTGGCTGTGGACCATCGGGGGCGGAAGCACCGTGTGGGTGGGCGCTTACCTCTCCGCCGCCGGGGCGCTCACCCTCCTCGCGCTGCTGCTCTCCCCCGAGACGAAAGACGCGGACTACACCGGCGCCGGGAGCTGA